In Corallococcus silvisoli, the DNA window CGCTCGTCACCCGGCTGTCCGGCGCGGTGGTGCGCACCACGCACGTGACGGGGCTGCTCACCGACATCGGCATCCAGTTGGTGCAGATGCTGGCGTGGGTGCGCGACGGAATCCGGGGCGAGGGCGCGCCGGGGCTATGGCACCGCCTGAGGGACCTGCCCTCCGCGGTGCAGTTCGAGCGCACGCGGCTGCACCTGGGCCTGGCGCTGGCGTTCCTCGGGGGCTCCACGCTGGGGCCGTACCTGTTCCTGCGCCACGGGGCCGTGACGCTGGTGCTGCCGTGCGCGGTGCTGGGTGTGCTGGCGGCGCTGGACGTGCGGCTCGCCGCGCGGCCCACGCCCTCCTCCTCCACCGCGCCGGGCCGCTGACGCCGTCGCGCGGTCAGGGCGCCGTGGGCCGCGCCAGCGGGAGCTCGGGCGCGTCCGTGACGTTCGCGCTGGCCGCGTTGGGGCCCGGGAGCCGGGGGCGCAGCGCCTGGAGCACGCTGCTGCGCTCGTCCGTCCAGGTGTAGTCCGGCTCCCCTCGCAGCCCCAGGCGGCGCACGCGCGCCCGGCCCCGGGTGAAGGTGGAGCTCCAGAAGAACTCGCGGTCCGGGCTCAGCAGCATCCACGTGCTGGACACGGCGTCGTCCCCGCCCTCTCCGTCCAGCGCCACGAGCGCGGCGGACATGCCGGACGCCTGCGCGTGCGCCAGGCTGATGGGCACCAGGTCCAGGTGCTGGTTGCTGATGTGCAGCACCAGCACGCCGTGCGGCGCCAGGTGCTGGCGGTAGAGCGCCACCGCCTCCCGCGTGAGCAGGTGCACCGGGATGGCATCCGAGCTGAAGACGTCCAGGGCCAGCACGTCGAACGCCTGGGAGCCGTGCTCCAGCTCGCGCTCCAGCGAGATGCGCGCGTCGCCTTCGATGACGTCCACGTGCGCGGGCGTGTCCGACAGGAGGCTGAAGTAGCCGCCCTGGCCCCGGGCGAGGTCGATGATGACGGGGTTGATTTCGTAGAAGCGCCCCGCGTCCCCGGCCTCCAGCAGCGCGGCGCTGCTGCCCACGCCCAGCCCCAGCATGCCCACGCGCAGGGACGTGGGCAGCCCCAGGGCCCGGCGCCAGCGGCGCTGCTCGGTGAGCGCCAGTCCCAGGCCACTGTCCGGCGTGTAGTACGCCGTGGCGACGTCGCGGCGCGCAGGAAGGATGTACTGCCAGCCGTGGGTGATGGCGCCGTGGCGCAGGGCGAACTGGTGGTGCTGGGGGTCCTCCGGGGACAGCTCCAGCACACGCACCACGCCGAAGAAGTTGCGCGCGGCGAAGCGCACGCGGCCCTGGTCCGCGGCGACGAGGAGCGGCAGGTGCACCGCCACGCCCACCAGCATCGCCCCGCGCAGCACGCGCTGGACGCGGGCCACCACCGCCTCCTCGCGAGGCCGGCGCATCAACCCGGCCAGCGCCACCGCGCAGCACGCCCCCAGCGCCAGCGGGTGCTCCCAATAGGCGGTGAAGATGGCGGGCGCCACCAGGTTGACGAACACGCCGCCCAGCACCCCGCCCACGGACACCCAGAGGTAGAAGGCGCTCAGGTGGCGCGGGGCCGGGCGGCGCCGGTACAGCTCGCCGTGGCACACCATGGCGCCCGTGAAGAGCGCGGAGGCGTGGAAGAGCACCTGCCACCCCAGGCCCAGCGCGGGGCCCTCCTTGTGCGCGTACGACACCAGCACGACGGAGACGATGAGCGCCACCGAGTACGGGACGCGCGCGTAGAAGGACTCGCGCGAGAAGGCCAGGATGAAGGTGACCAGGTACACGGCCAGCGGCATCACCCAGAGGAAGGGGCCCGCCGCCACGTCCTGGGAGAGCTTGTTCGTCGTGGCCAGCAGCAGCACCGACGCGCACATGCTCAGCGCGAGCCACGCCAGCGTGCGGCCCACCCCCGGGCGCGGCGCCTCCTCCAGGGCCTCCGGGGCGGCGGGACTTCCGGCGGCCCCCGCGGGCGGCGGGACTTCCGGCGCCTTCGCATGGCGCAGCAGGT includes these proteins:
- a CDS encoding fused MFS/spermidine synthase, with protein sequence MVRYAVAIFTSAFLLFGVQPLAGRYALPWYGGTPAVWTACMLFFQAVLLAGYAYAHAVASRLRPRTQALLHLMLLVVALGALAARASWTGSPLAPGDGWRPVDEHLPVLRLMRMLAATLGLPFFVLSTTGPLLQSWFARARPERSPYVLYALSNAGSLLALLGYPFLVEPWVGRSAQAWGWAAGFVFFVLCVLTCARDLLRHAKAPEVPPPAGAAGSPAAPEALEEAPRPGVGRTLAWLALSMCASVLLLATTNKLSQDVAAGPFLWVMPLAVYLVTFILAFSRESFYARVPYSVALIVSVVLVSYAHKEGPALGLGWQVLFHASALFTGAMVCHGELYRRRPAPRHLSAFYLWVSVGGVLGGVFVNLVAPAIFTAYWEHPLALGACCAVALAGLMRRPREEAVVARVQRVLRGAMLVGVAVHLPLLVAADQGRVRFAARNFFGVVRVLELSPEDPQHHQFALRHGAITHGWQYILPARRDVATAYYTPDSGLGLALTEQRRWRRALGLPTSLRVGMLGLGVGSSAALLEAGDAGRFYEINPVIIDLARGQGGYFSLLSDTPAHVDVIEGDARISLERELEHGSQAFDVLALDVFSSDAIPVHLLTREAVALYRQHLAPHGVLVLHISNQHLDLVPISLAHAQASGMSAALVALDGEGGDDAVSSTWMLLSPDREFFWSSTFTRGRARVRRLGLRGEPDYTWTDERSSVLQALRPRLPGPNAASANVTDAPELPLARPTAP